The Salvia miltiorrhiza cultivar Shanhuang (shh) chromosome 1, IMPLAD_Smil_shh, whole genome shotgun sequence genome has a window encoding:
- the LOC130998123 gene encoding heat stress transcription factor B-4-like — translation MALMLDSCEGILLSLDSQKSVPAPFLTKTYQLVDDPATDHIVSWGEDDSTFVVWRPPEFARDLLPNYFKHNNFSSFVRQLNTYGFRKIVPDRWEFANDFFKKGEKHLLCEIHRRKTSQPQVPHHHHPITGQGFFPYPSRLSISPTDSDDHPWGESSPPLASPTGGGYHSVNAAASLTALSEDNERLRRNNSMLMSELTHMRKLYNDIIYFVQNHVKPMAPSNSYHSSLFLPTSSPPSSAAAMLHKPLTNLIGYQQMNGGGNPKQFPNSFVNPSSSPSKSSLTVAADSEAAAPCRTKLFGVALSSKKRLHPECNSTAATTNKTRLVLEKDDLGFNLMPPSSC, via the exons ATGGCTTTAATGCTGGATAGCTGTGAAGGAATCCTACTCTCCTTAGATTCGCAGAAATCAGTTCCGGCGCCGTTTCTGACGAAGACGTACCAGCTGGTGGACGACCCCGCAACCGATCACATCGTCTCATGGGGCGAAGACGACTCCACCTTCGTGGTGTGGCGGCCGCCGGAGTTCGCCCGCGACCTCCTCCCCAACTACTTCAAGCACAACAACTTCTCCAGCTTCGTCCGCCAGCTCAACACCTAT GGTTTCAGAAAGATCGTCCCCGATCGATGGGAGTTCGCCAACGACTTCTTCAAGAAGGGGGAGAAGCACTTGCTCTGCGAGATCCACCGCCGGAAAACGTCGCAGCCGCAGGTGCCGCACCACCACCACCCCATCACCGGCCAGGGCTTCTTCCCCTACCCCAGCCGCCTCAGCATCTCCCCCACCGATTCGGACGACCATCCATGGGGCGAGTCGTCGCCGCCGCTGGCGTCCCCCACCGGCGGCGGATACCACAGCGTCAACGCCGCCGCGTCGTTGACGGCGCTCTCCGAAGACAACGAGAGGCTGAGGAGAAACAACAGCATGCTCATGTCGGAGCTCACGCACATGAGGAAACTCTACAACGACATCATCTACTTCGTGCAGAACCACGTGAAGCCTATGGCTCCCAGCAATTCCTATCATTCATCTCTATTTCTCCCGACCTCATCGCCGCCCTCGTCCGCCGCCGCAATGCTGCATAAGCCGCTCACTAATTTGATCGGATACCAACAGATGAATGGAGGCGGAAACCCTAAACAATTTCCCAACTCGTTCGTCAACCCGTCATCTTCCCCAAGCAAGAGCAGCCTCACGGTGGCGGCCGATagcgaggcggcggcgccgtgccgGACGAAGCTGTTCGGCGTGGCGCTGTCGTCGAAGAAGAGATTGCACCCGGAATGCAATTCCACGGCGGCGACAACGAACAAGACGAGGTTGGTTCTTGAAAAGGATGACTTAGGATTCAATCTCATGCCTCCATCTTCTTGCTAG